The sequence AACGCTGATAGGCATATCTCAGTCTCTTTCCAGCATGTTCAGTAGTAGCGATGAACCAACACCAGCTAAATCAGCACCGGAAGAAAAGGCCATCACTCTCGAAGAAGTTAGAGCGGTTCTGGCTGAAAAAAGTCGAGATGGCCATACAT comes from Alkalicella caledoniensis and encodes:
- a CDS encoding DNA ligase produces the protein MFSSSDEPTPAKSAPEEKAITLEEVRAVLAEKSRDGHTSQIREILQKYGADKLSEINASDYPALLAEAEVLGNG